A portion of the Candidatus Kryptonium sp. genome contains these proteins:
- a CDS encoding methylmalonyl-CoA mutase family protein, whose translation MTADLKELKKIWEDKFLNSGKFKETKKSFQTDSGIEIERFYLPDENFDYMAKLGFPGDYPYTRGVYPTMYRGRLWTMRQYAGFGTAEETNKRFKYLLEHGQMGLSVAFDLPTQMGYDSDHPMAEGEVGRVGVAIDSLQDMEILFDGINLEKITTSMTINATAAILLAMYVAVAKKQGADLKKISGTIQNDILKEYIARGTYIYPPEQSMKLIVDIFQWCNENLPKWNVISISGYHIREAGANAVQELAFTFANAIEYVRSAIKAGLDVNKFGEQLSFFFNAHNNFFEEIAKFRAARRMWARIMKEKFGVTNPEAMKLRFHAQTGGSTLTAQQIENNIVRVTIQALAAVLGGCQSLHTNSKDEALALPTEESARTALRTQQIIAYESGVTDTIDPLAGSYFVEYLTDEIEKRAWEYIERIEAMGGAVKAIEAGFMQSEIARSAYEYQMKIERKEKIIVGVNEFRTDEKQKVEIFKLNEEAIKKQIERLRKLRCERDNDKVKSTLKRLRESALSGENLIPPIIECVEAYATIGEISDTLREIWGEYKEN comes from the coding sequence ATGACAGCGGATTTAAAAGAACTGAAAAAAATCTGGGAAGACAAATTTTTAAACTCTGGAAAGTTCAAAGAAACAAAAAAATCGTTTCAAACTGATTCAGGGATTGAAATAGAAAGATTTTACCTCCCTGATGAAAACTTTGATTACATGGCGAAGCTTGGTTTTCCTGGTGATTATCCATATACTCGTGGGGTTTATCCTACTATGTATCGTGGGCGTCTTTGGACGATGCGTCAGTATGCTGGGTTTGGGACAGCTGAAGAGACAAACAAACGCTTTAAATATCTTCTTGAACATGGTCAAATGGGGCTTTCAGTTGCTTTTGATCTTCCGACGCAAATGGGTTATGACTCAGATCATCCAATGGCTGAAGGAGAAGTTGGGCGTGTCGGTGTCGCTATTGACTCACTCCAAGATATGGAAATCTTGTTTGATGGGATAAATCTTGAAAAGATCACAACTTCAATGACTATAAATGCAACTGCTGCAATCTTGCTTGCTATGTATGTTGCTGTTGCAAAAAAACAGGGCGCTGATTTGAAAAAAATCTCTGGAACAATACAGAACGATATTTTAAAAGAATACATAGCAAGAGGCACATACATTTATCCACCTGAACAATCAATGAAGCTGATTGTTGATATATTTCAATGGTGCAATGAAAACCTTCCGAAATGGAATGTAATCTCAATTAGTGGTTATCATATTCGTGAAGCTGGGGCGAACGCAGTTCAAGAACTTGCGTTCACATTTGCAAATGCTATTGAATATGTAAGATCGGCTATAAAAGCAGGTCTTGATGTCAACAAGTTTGGCGAGCAGCTTTCGTTCTTCTTTAATGCTCATAATAATTTCTTTGAGGAAATCGCAAAGTTTAGAGCTGCACGAAGGATGTGGGCAAGGATTATGAAAGAAAAGTTTGGGGTGACAAATCCAGAGGCAATGAAACTCAGATTCCACGCACAAACTGGCGGTTCTACGCTCACAGCTCAACAAATTGAAAATAACATCGTTAGAGTAACAATTCAAGCGCTTGCCGCAGTCCTCGGTGGATGCCAATCGCTACATACGAATTCAAAAGACGAAGCTTTGGCGTTGCCAACTGAAGAGTCAGCTAGAACTGCTCTCAGGACTCAACAGATAATTGCTTATGAAAGTGGCGTGACCGATACGATTGATCCATTAGCTGGAAGTTATTTTGTTGAGTATTTAACTGACGAGATTGAAAAAAGGGCTTGGGAATACATTGAAAGAATTGAAGCGATGGGCGGGGCTGTGAAAGCAATTGAAGCTGGGTTCATGCAAAGTGAAATAGCTAGAAGCGCATATGAGTATCAAATGAAAATTGAGAGAAAGGAGAAGATAATCGTCGGTGTAAATGAATTTAGAACCGATGAGAAACAAAAAGTGGAAATTTTCAAATTGAATGAAGAAGCCATCAAAAAGCAGATTGAAAGATTAAGAAAATTAAGATGCGAAAGAGATAACGATAAAGTAAAGTCAACGCTGAAAAGATTGCGAGAAAGCGCATTGAGCGGAGAAAATTTAATCCCACCGATAATTGAATGCGTTGAAGCTTACGCAACGATTGGCGAAATTTCGGATACCTTAAGAGAGATCTGGGGAGAATACAAGGAAAATTGA
- a CDS encoding endonuclease MutS2 — translation MNSETLNKLEFDRIKQQIIAFATSQLGAELIENLSPLTSKNIIERELKLTIEMKEILAYDDPFPIDGIKDIRIALRRCEIEESFLFPPDFLDIKSVLSVSRLIREYLNKRVQKYPHLWDLAKNIFVNRVLEYNIDEIIDETGNVKDNASPELRKIREEILRKQDHVRKRLYAILKQISEKDYTQDDIIPQRDGRLVIPVKVEHKRHVSGVVHGTSSTGLTVFIEPAEIVELNNEILQLQFQEQKEIERILRELTNKVRENLQYLQTNVSILAKIDLIYAKAKFALQIDGNAPEISDDGPIVLNTAYHPILLLRHGKNKVVPLDFKLGNGSSVFVISGPNSGGKTVVLKTVGLLTLMAQAGIPVPLKESSKLRIFKKVFIDIGDEQSVEKDLSSFGSHIKNLKKIISESDNKTLVLLDELGSGTDPAEGGALGIAIIEKLKRKGSFVIVTTHNSTLKFYAYNNPEIESGAMEFDHQTLAPTYRLRTGIPGSSYAFEIARRLGFDEEIINIAKQNLEKSQVKVEEILSRLESLEIEHRKLVNELKQKDENLNKMISEYKQKLAEIERERKKVKKEALAEFREIVENARSRIEEAIRKIKETNASKESIRQAHKVVEHIENQFYEISKQLEEEQTKTIDLKPGDFVKMKDGTQIGEIIQIDGSNVVVAFGAVKMLLKADSLEKVEQKEVKKPIITTDLFAPVSTKIDVRGMRADEAINAIDKFIDTSFLYRLKRIEIIHGRGTGKLKREIAEFLKRHPNVKSFRLGSWEEGGDGVTIVELNVD, via the coding sequence GTGAACAGCGAGACATTAAATAAACTTGAATTTGATAGAATAAAACAACAAATCATAGCTTTTGCAACATCACAGCTTGGTGCTGAGCTTATAGAAAACCTCTCGCCCTTGACCAGCAAAAATATAATTGAAAGGGAGCTTAAATTAACAATTGAGATGAAAGAGATTCTCGCTTATGATGATCCATTTCCAATTGATGGGATCAAAGACATACGAATTGCCTTGAGAAGATGTGAGATTGAAGAAAGCTTTCTGTTCCCGCCAGATTTTCTTGATATAAAATCTGTCCTTTCGGTTTCAAGGTTGATAAGAGAATATCTTAACAAGAGAGTTCAAAAGTATCCGCATTTGTGGGATCTCGCAAAAAACATATTCGTCAACAGAGTTCTTGAATACAACATAGATGAAATCATTGACGAAACCGGAAATGTAAAAGATAACGCAAGCCCAGAGCTTAGAAAAATTCGCGAGGAAATTTTAAGAAAGCAAGATCATGTGCGAAAAAGATTATACGCAATTTTGAAACAAATCTCGGAAAAAGATTATACACAAGATGATATAATTCCCCAAAGAGATGGACGCCTTGTAATACCTGTGAAGGTTGAGCACAAAAGACATGTCTCGGGAGTTGTCCATGGAACTTCATCAACTGGATTAACGGTTTTCATTGAGCCAGCTGAAATCGTTGAATTGAATAATGAAATTCTACAATTGCAATTTCAAGAGCAAAAAGAGATTGAAAGGATACTCCGCGAGCTGACCAACAAGGTAAGAGAAAACTTGCAATATCTACAAACTAATGTTAGCATCTTGGCGAAAATTGATCTAATATATGCAAAAGCGAAATTTGCTCTTCAAATAGATGGAAACGCTCCAGAAATCTCTGATGACGGCCCGATAGTTTTAAATACTGCATATCATCCTATTCTTTTGTTAAGGCATGGTAAAAATAAAGTTGTGCCACTTGATTTTAAACTTGGAAATGGTTCGTCTGTTTTCGTTATTTCTGGACCTAATTCAGGAGGGAAAACAGTTGTTCTTAAAACCGTTGGATTGTTAACACTTATGGCTCAGGCTGGGATTCCAGTACCGTTAAAAGAATCAAGCAAATTGAGGATTTTTAAAAAAGTTTTTATTGACATTGGGGATGAACAATCTGTTGAAAAGGATCTTTCTTCCTTCGGCTCACATATTAAAAATTTGAAGAAAATAATTTCGGAGTCGGATAATAAAACTCTCGTTCTTCTTGACGAGCTCGGTTCTGGAACAGACCCAGCTGAAGGCGGAGCACTTGGAATTGCTATAATTGAAAAGTTGAAAAGAAAGGGCTCGTTCGTGATCGTAACAACCCACAACAGCACACTAAAATTTTACGCTTACAATAATCCAGAAATTGAAAGCGGAGCAATGGAATTTGATCATCAAACACTTGCACCAACTTACAGATTGAGGACAGGAATTCCGGGAAGCAGTTACGCTTTTGAAATCGCAAGGCGACTCGGTTTTGATGAAGAAATAATAAACATCGCGAAACAAAACCTTGAGAAATCACAAGTCAAAGTAGAAGAGATTTTATCACGGCTTGAATCACTTGAAATTGAACATAGAAAACTCGTAAACGAATTAAAGCAAAAGGACGAAAATCTCAATAAAATGATTTCTGAATACAAACAAAAACTTGCTGAAATTGAACGAGAAAGGAAGAAAGTGAAAAAAGAAGCTCTCGCTGAGTTCAGAGAAATAGTTGAAAATGCAAGATCAAGGATTGAAGAAGCGATACGAAAAATAAAAGAAACAAATGCTTCAAAGGAAAGCATAAGACAAGCTCACAAAGTCGTTGAACACATAGAGAATCAATTTTATGAAATATCAAAACAACTTGAAGAAGAACAAACTAAAACTATTGATCTCAAACCTGGCGATTTCGTTAAAATGAAAGACGGAACGCAAATTGGAGAGATAATACAAATAGATGGTTCAAATGTAGTAGTGGCATTTGGCGCTGTAAAGATGCTCCTGAAAGCAGATTCGCTTGAAAAAGTTGAACAAAAAGAGGTTAAAAAGCCAATTATAACGACCGATCTGTTTGCGCCTGTTTCAACCAAAATTGATGTTAGAGGGATGAGAGCGGACGAAGCGATAAATGCAATTGATAAGTTTATTGACACGAGCTTTTTATATAGATTGAAACGCATTGAGATAATTCATGGTAGAGGAACAGGTAAATTAAAAAGAGAAATCGCTGAATTTTTAAAGAGACATCCGAATGTCAAGTCATTTCGCCTTGGTAGTTGGGAGGAAGGAGGCGATGGTGTCACGATAGTTGAACTTAATGTTGATTAA
- a CDS encoding M28 family peptidase has protein sequence MSRVLPLILLIFILSCNTQKKEQQPKPESEVGVQIPDFDENIAFEYLKKQVAFGPRVPNSPAHEECKNFLVSEISKYADAVNVQEFTHSYLGKTFKLSNIIASFNLNEGFRILLCAHWDSRPYADEEKEASKKIMPVPGANDGASGVAVLLEIARVLKNNPPPIGIDIIFFDGEDYGLSGDLENFCIGSKHFAKNKPPNYNPQFGILLDMVGDKDLQIYKEGNSVRYAPDIVSYVWGIARELGIYEFKDEIKYDVYDDHIPLNEVGVRTINIIDFDYPYWHTIEDTPDKCSPKSLDKVGTVVLNVIYRTKPKIAEK, from the coding sequence ATGTCAAGAGTTCTGCCATTAATTTTGTTAATTTTTATCCTAAGTTGCAATACTCAAAAAAAAGAACAGCAGCCGAAACCTGAAAGTGAAGTCGGTGTTCAGATTCCAGATTTTGATGAAAATATAGCTTTTGAATATCTAAAAAAGCAAGTTGCTTTCGGTCCCCGCGTCCCCAATTCCCCAGCTCATGAGGAATGTAAGAACTTTCTCGTCAGCGAAATCTCAAAATATGCTGACGCCGTGAATGTGCAAGAGTTCACTCATTCTTATCTTGGAAAAACTTTTAAATTATCAAACATAATTGCTTCGTTTAATTTGAATGAGGGTTTTAGAATATTGCTTTGTGCCCACTGGGATTCAAGACCTTATGCTGATGAGGAAAAGGAAGCATCAAAGAAAATTATGCCTGTTCCTGGAGCAAATGATGGCGCAAGTGGTGTCGCTGTGCTACTTGAAATTGCGAGAGTTTTAAAAAATAATCCTCCACCGATAGGGATTGATATAATTTTCTTTGATGGTGAAGATTACGGACTCTCGGGTGATTTGGAAAATTTTTGCATAGGTTCAAAACATTTTGCTAAGAATAAGCCACCGAATTACAATCCTCAATTTGGTATTTTACTTGACATGGTTGGAGACAAAGATTTACAAATTTACAAGGAGGGAAATTCAGTTAGATATGCTCCTGATATTGTTAGCTATGTTTGGGGCATTGCTCGTGAACTTGGGATCTACGAATTTAAAGATGAGATCAAATATGATGTCTACGATGATCATATTCCTTTAAACGAAGTTGGGGTAAGAACGATCAACATAATTGATTTTGATTATCCTTACTGGCACACGATTGAGGACACGCCTGATAAATGCTCTCCAAAGTCGCTTGATAAGGTTGGCACAGTTGTTCTAAATGTAATTTACAGAACTAAACCTAAAATTGCAGAAAAATAA
- a CDS encoding radical SAM protein codes for MTAMRRVPNLVYSDGRGNIYDVPEIEMAGRTGFNFVKIDPKDLIPLPEGSQLFELPGRKPIGFDRKTGKKVVFDDGWAVAAFIAPAHTQLFLSAYEKENKAPILPLFAYTAVGWLDGKFYVPAIRIDPDRRQDCDQFDHNLVIENVNKKLKQYPRNRLIHHLGENCALRYLCPAARNYFLGRWEAPIPTSPGCNANCIGCISYQPQESGVPNTQDRLTFIPTVEEIVEVAVPHLENAPRPVVSFGQGCEGEPLLVWEVIRDAIKEIRKKTKRGIININTNASKPDAIQELCKAGLDSVRVSMNSVIPEIYHRYYRPNNYSFDDVVESIKIARKFNCWVSINYFVFPGMTDWIEEYQELVKFIEKTDISMIQWRNFNIDPDWYLELIGVNGNGKVLGVGTVMKLIRKKFPHIAYGYFNPPLEVMRKYHKMRKTN; via the coding sequence ATGACGGCGATGAGACGAGTTCCTAATCTTGTTTATAGCGATGGTAGAGGGAATATATATGATGTTCCTGAAATTGAAATGGCAGGAAGAACGGGATTTAACTTTGTTAAGATAGATCCCAAAGATTTAATCCCACTTCCAGAGGGAAGTCAATTGTTTGAACTTCCAGGGAGAAAACCAATTGGTTTTGATAGAAAAACTGGGAAAAAAGTTGTGTTTGATGATGGCTGGGCTGTTGCCGCTTTCATTGCACCCGCTCACACTCAATTGTTCTTATCCGCATATGAGAAGGAAAATAAAGCTCCTATTCTTCCACTTTTCGCATATACAGCAGTTGGATGGCTTGATGGAAAATTTTATGTCCCAGCTATAAGAATTGACCCAGATAGAAGACAGGATTGCGATCAATTTGATCATAATTTAGTTATTGAAAATGTGAACAAGAAGTTGAAACAATATCCCCGAAATCGTTTGATTCATCACCTTGGTGAGAATTGCGCGCTTCGTTATCTTTGCCCAGCTGCAAGAAATTATTTTCTCGGTAGATGGGAAGCACCAATTCCAACTTCACCCGGGTGTAATGCTAATTGTATTGGTTGTATTTCATATCAGCCGCAGGAAAGTGGCGTTCCAAATACTCAAGACAGATTAACATTCATTCCGACAGTTGAAGAAATCGTTGAGGTTGCTGTCCCGCATCTTGAAAATGCTCCCAGACCTGTTGTTAGCTTCGGGCAAGGTTGCGAGGGTGAACCACTTCTTGTGTGGGAAGTTATCCGAGATGCGATAAAAGAAATAAGAAAGAAAACAAAAAGAGGAATTATCAATATAAACACAAATGCAAGCAAACCAGATGCAATTCAAGAACTATGCAAAGCTGGACTTGACAGTGTCAGAGTTAGCATGAACAGCGTAATCCCAGAAATCTACCACAGATATTATAGACCAAATAACTACTCATTTGATGATGTGGTTGAGTCAATCAAAATAGCGAGGAAGTTTAATTGCTGGGTTTCAATAAATTACTTTGTTTTTCCAGGGATGACCGATTGGATTGAAGAATATCAAGAATTGGTGAAGTTTATAGAAAAAACAGACATTTCAATGATACAATGGCGAAATTTTAACATTGATCCCGATTGGTATCTTGAATTAATTGGGGTTAACGGTAACGGCAAAGTGCTTGGTGTCGGCACCGTGATGAAACTAATTAGAAAAAAATTTCCGCACATTGCTTACGGTTATTTTAATCCTCCTCTTGAGGTAATGAGAAAATATCACAAAATGAGAAAGACAAATTAA
- the accC gene encoding acetyl-CoA carboxylase biotin carboxylase subunit, which produces MRILIANRGEIAVRVMRTCKMLGFETIAVYSEVDKDKPFVAMADYAECIGEANPADTYLNMEKIVNVAKKLRADAIHPGYGFLSENEDFAKLVQDNGIIFIGPSPDAIKKMGDKLEAREIAKIAGAPIVPGSESPISSVEEAVEIAKKIGFPILIKAAAGGGGKGMRIVYEESELESAIRGAKNEAKFAFGDDRVYIEKYVEEPHHIEVQIIADKFGNVVALGERECSIQRRHQKVIEETPSPIVTPELRQKLFESAIKISKAVNYENAGTVEFIVDKNRNFYFLEMNTRLQVEHPITEMVTGIDIVAEQIKVAFGNKLSFSQEDIKPRGHAIECRIYAEDPLNNFLPSTGKITEIKQPSGPWVRVDAGIEAGNEITIHYDPMISKLVTWGKDRIEAIERMKVALSEYKIYGVKTTIPFCLWVMKNEFFRQGKYDTHFIKNHFNPAEMKKELEISTDGSISTEIAAAIASGILNLERKPQTFAPTTSPSKSRDLKRSVNRWKLKRYEAFR; this is translated from the coding sequence ATGCGAATCTTAATCGCAAATCGCGGAGAAATCGCAGTAAGAGTTATGCGGACTTGCAAAATGCTTGGTTTTGAAACGATAGCAGTTTATTCTGAAGTTGACAAAGATAAACCATTCGTCGCAATGGCTGACTATGCTGAATGTATCGGTGAAGCAAATCCAGCTGACACCTATCTAAATATGGAGAAAATAGTAAACGTTGCAAAGAAACTAAGAGCAGACGCAATCCATCCTGGATATGGTTTCCTATCCGAAAATGAAGATTTCGCAAAGCTTGTTCAAGATAATGGTATAATTTTTATCGGCCCATCTCCAGATGCAATAAAAAAGATGGGAGATAAACTTGAAGCAAGAGAGATCGCAAAAATTGCCGGTGCCCCAATAGTCCCCGGTTCAGAAAGTCCTATATCAAGCGTGGAAGAAGCTGTTGAAATTGCTAAAAAAATAGGTTTCCCGATACTAATCAAAGCTGCCGCAGGTGGTGGTGGAAAAGGAATGAGAATTGTTTATGAAGAAAGTGAACTTGAATCTGCAATAAGAGGTGCTAAAAACGAAGCGAAGTTCGCTTTCGGTGACGATAGAGTTTACATTGAAAAATATGTAGAAGAACCTCACCATATTGAAGTGCAAATTATCGCAGATAAATTTGGAAATGTAGTTGCGCTCGGAGAAAGGGAATGTTCAATCCAAAGAAGACATCAAAAGGTAATAGAAGAAACACCATCACCAATTGTAACGCCCGAGCTAAGACAAAAACTTTTTGAATCGGCTATCAAAATTTCAAAAGCGGTAAATTATGAAAACGCTGGAACAGTTGAATTTATCGTTGACAAAAACAGGAACTTCTACTTTCTTGAAATGAACACACGCCTTCAGGTTGAACATCCGATAACTGAAATGGTCACAGGAATTGACATTGTCGCAGAGCAAATAAAAGTCGCATTTGGAAACAAGTTAAGTTTTTCGCAAGAAGATATCAAACCTCGCGGTCATGCAATTGAATGCAGAATTTACGCAGAAGATCCACTTAACAATTTCCTTCCGTCAACTGGGAAGATAACGGAGATAAAACAACCAAGCGGTCCGTGGGTCAGAGTTGACGCTGGAATTGAAGCCGGCAACGAAATCACAATTCACTACGACCCGATGATTTCAAAACTGGTAACCTGGGGGAAAGATAGAATAGAGGCAATTGAAAGAATGAAAGTGGCTTTGAGCGAATATAAAATCTATGGAGTAAAAACGACAATACCTTTCTGTCTATGGGTTATGAAAAATGAATTCTTCCGACAAGGTAAATATGACACTCATTTCATTAAAAATCATTTCAATCCAGCAGAGATGAAAAAGGAATTGGAAATTTCAACCGATGGTTCTATATCTACGGAGATAGCAGCTGCCATCGCATCTGGAATTTTGAACCTTGAAAGAAAGCCACAAACATTTGCACCAACTACTTCGCCATCAAAATCAAGGGATTTAAAGAGAAGCGTAAATAGATGGAAACTAAAAAGGTATGAAGCTTTCAGATGA
- a CDS encoding methyltransferase domain-containing protein: MKLSDEQLAILKLYKNATLPEKLKIYARIIFNFNQIKKHLDRYIPDSGTVLDYGCGYGIFSNYLKMKNPNLKIIGFDISTTRINEAKKSAIDKGIEFTDNLQSFEFDDLKLALLIDVLIFLKHEEKINLLKRIYESLETNGIVFIKDTLKSNSFRFKYTNFEEKIKTKLKVYGKNVKPELNYITPSEFESILTKAGFKIIEMFPENLFLYPGIFIVAQK, from the coding sequence ATGAAGCTTTCAGATGAACAATTAGCCATACTGAAACTTTACAAAAACGCAACATTACCAGAAAAACTGAAAATCTATGCGAGGATAATTTTCAACTTCAACCAAATAAAAAAACATCTTGATCGTTATATCCCCGATTCTGGAACTGTTCTTGACTATGGCTGTGGATATGGAATTTTTTCAAACTACTTAAAAATGAAAAACCCAAATCTTAAAATAATTGGCTTTGATATCTCAACGACAAGAATAAATGAAGCGAAAAAATCAGCGATAGACAAAGGAATTGAATTTACAGATAACCTTCAAAGTTTTGAATTTGACGATTTGAAACTTGCTTTGCTAATTGATGTTCTCATCTTTTTAAAACACGAGGAAAAGATCAACTTGCTTAAAAGAATCTATGAATCGCTTGAAACTAACGGCATCGTTTTCATAAAGGACACATTGAAATCAAACTCTTTCAGGTTCAAATACACGAACTTTGAAGAAAAAATAAAGACTAAGTTGAAGGTTTACGGGAAGAATGTAAAACCAGAGCTTAACTACATTACTCCATCGGAGTTTGAATCTATTCTCACGAAAGCAGGTTTCAAAATCATTGAGATGTTTCCAGAGAATCTTTTTCTTTATCCCGGTATTTTCATCGTTGCTCAAAAATAG
- the nfi gene encoding endonuclease V, with protein MANYRTLHPWDVSIEDAIKIQNQLRGLVKIEQLSEKIRYIAGADISFDKGSNIVYAGIVILKFPELEEIEHSLLITEVNFPYIPGLLSFRESPALIKAWEKIKNIPDLVVIDGQGIAHPRRFGIASHFGVLIDKPTIGCAKSLLIGKYEEPANKAGSYSYLYDSGEIIGAVLRTRDNVQPVFVSVGHKITLDESIKLIMQMIRNYRIPEPTRQAHILVNALRRGEIKPGKWEKPEQESLF; from the coding sequence ATGGCAAATTATAGAACTTTACATCCTTGGGATGTCTCAATTGAAGATGCAATTAAAATACAAAATCAATTACGAGGTCTTGTGAAGATTGAACAATTAAGCGAAAAAATTCGCTATATCGCTGGAGCAGATATCTCGTTTGACAAAGGTTCAAATATAGTTTACGCAGGCATAGTTATTTTGAAATTCCCAGAGCTTGAGGAAATAGAACACTCGCTTTTGATAACCGAGGTTAATTTTCCATATATCCCTGGTCTTCTTTCCTTTAGGGAATCCCCAGCTTTGATCAAGGCATGGGAAAAGATCAAAAATATCCCAGACCTTGTTGTTATTGACGGACAAGGAATCGCTCATCCAAGAAGGTTCGGAATTGCTTCACATTTTGGAGTATTGATTGATAAACCAACGATAGGATGCGCAAAAAGCTTGCTCATTGGCAAATACGAAGAACCAGCCAATAAAGCAGGGAGCTATTCATATCTTTATGATTCTGGGGAGATAATAGGAGCTGTGCTTAGAACAAGAGATAATGTTCAACCGGTTTTCGTTTCCGTTGGGCATAAAATAACGCTTGATGAATCAATCAAACTAATAATGCAGATGATTCGCAACTATAGAATTCCCGAACCAACTCGGCAAGCACATATACTTGTCAATGCCTTGCGTCGCGGTGAGATAAAACCAGGAAAATGGGAAAAACCAGAACAAGAAAGTTTGTTTTAA
- a CDS encoding RNA methyltransferase, producing MKISKQKYSQLQLLRNKKYRYKTGLFVLEGERIIRDAIKFGAELSFVAYSKKFLNSKQSQEFLNYLKNRKIEVYEIEENDLQKISELETSQGIIAVAKMFEYNSDDVLKSIQRKSYSTVVALDRISEPGNLGAIFRVCDWFKVDLILVSSMSVDVFNPKTLRGTMGSVFNVPFLQEVDLKSHLLKLKDFGFKIYATSPYGKIDFHELKNQNKVAIIFGSEAHGVSSELVKISDATIRIKKFGKAESLNVAVSAGIILSERAYSIFEQR from the coding sequence ATGAAAATAAGCAAGCAAAAGTACTCACAACTTCAACTTCTGAGAAACAAAAAATATAGATACAAAACTGGTCTTTTCGTCCTTGAAGGAGAAAGAATTATAAGAGATGCAATCAAATTTGGCGCTGAATTGTCTTTCGTTGCATATTCAAAAAAATTTTTGAACTCCAAGCAATCTCAAGAATTTCTAAATTACCTGAAAAACCGAAAAATTGAAGTTTATGAGATTGAAGAAAACGACCTTCAAAAAATTTCGGAACTTGAAACATCACAAGGAATTATTGCGGTTGCAAAGATGTTTGAATATAACTCGGATGATGTTTTAAAAAGCATTCAACGAAAGAGTTATTCAACCGTTGTTGCTCTTGATAGAATTTCGGAGCCGGGAAATCTGGGGGCGATTTTCAGGGTTTGCGATTGGTTTAAAGTTGATCTCATCCTTGTGTCAAGCATGAGCGTTGATGTTTTCAATCCAAAAACATTGCGCGGAACGATGGGGTCGGTTTTCAATGTCCCATTTCTTCAGGAAGTTGATTTGAAATCTCATCTTTTGAAGTTGAAAGATTTCGGATTTAAAATTTATGCAACATCTCCGTATGGTAAAATTGATTTCCACGAATTAAAAAACCAAAACAAAGTAGCAATAATTTTCGGAAGCGAAGCCCATGGTGTTAGCTCTGAACTCGTTAAAATTTCAGATGCAACAATTAGAATAAAAAAGTTCGGCAAAGCCGAATCTCTAAATGTCGCTGTCTCGGCTGGAATAATCCTCTCCGAAAGAGCTTATTCTATTTTTGAGCAACGATGA